The following proteins are co-located in the Merismopedia glauca CCAP 1448/3 genome:
- a CDS encoding DUF3593 domain-containing protein: protein MISKETLFIISLFPYLGFLWLMTRAQILPRLALIGFYMTLLFVAVTIPAGIYAQVVYQKSLANVDWLHGSAEFFLTLANILVVLGFREAIMKAKEESKAN, encoded by the coding sequence ATGATTTCTAAAGAAACTCTGTTTATAATTTCTCTATTTCCCTACTTGGGTTTTTTATGGTTGATGACTCGCGCCCAAATTTTGCCTCGTTTGGCACTAATTGGCTTTTATATGACCTTATTGTTTGTCGCCGTAACTATTCCGGCTGGTATTTATGCTCAAGTAGTCTATCAAAAGTCTCTGGCTAATGTTGATTGGTTGCATGGAAGTGCTGAGTTTTTCCTAACTTTGGCGAATATTTTGGTGGTGCTAGGTTTTCGAGAAGCAATTATGAAGGCAAAAGAGGAGTCGAAAGCTAATTAG
- a CDS encoding DUF2499 domain-containing protein translates to MQALSIPTWIIHVSSVMEWIAAIWLVWIYGEVTSNKSWRALSLGMLPALIGAMCACTWHFFENTLSLEWLVTLQASMTVLGNCTLFLAAWWMVRRVNVKPNDF, encoded by the coding sequence ATGCAAGCTTTATCAATTCCCACTTGGATTATTCACGTTTCTAGCGTCATGGAGTGGATAGCCGCTATTTGGTTAGTTTGGATCTACGGCGAAGTTACTAGCAATAAGTCTTGGAGAGCTTTATCTTTAGGAATGTTACCAGCTTTAATCGGGGCGATGTGTGCTTGTACGTGGCATTTTTTCGAGAACACTCTGTCTCTAGAATGGTTAGTAACTCTCCAAGCTTCAATGACTGTTTTGGGCAATTGCACCCTATTTCTAGCTGCTTGGTGGATGGTTCGCCGCGTCAATGTTAAACCCAATGATTTCTAA